A genomic stretch from Sulfurimonas sediminis includes:
- the atpG gene encoding ATP synthase F1 subunit gamma: MANLKDIQRQIKSVSNTQKTTRAMKLVSTAKLRRAEELAKRSRLYAQKMNQVIAEIAGRIECNRVGGLENRFFTAIENPKMVDIIFVTADKGLCGGFNIQTIKAVNKLLKEYKEKKVKVRLRGIGKKGIEYYKYNEVEMFDTVTNLSSKPNKTRSDEFIKTSIEDYKEGKTDAVHIIYNGYKNMITQELHVNNVLPIDANDFDCKEVESKSMMEIEAEDEDKMLESLIEKYVNYNMYYSLIDSVAAEHSARMQAMDTATNNAKEMVKSLNVQYNKARQAAITTELIEIISGVESMK; encoded by the coding sequence ATGGCAAACTTGAAAGATATTCAAAGACAGATTAAGAGTGTTTCAAACACTCAAAAGACGACTCGTGCGATGAAGCTTGTATCGACTGCCAAGCTTCGCCGTGCAGAAGAACTTGCAAAACGTTCTCGTCTTTATGCTCAAAAAATGAATCAGGTCATTGCCGAAATAGCTGGACGCATAGAATGTAACAGAGTTGGAGGGTTGGAAAATCGCTTTTTTACAGCAATTGAAAATCCAAAAATGGTTGACATTATTTTTGTAACTGCAGATAAAGGTTTATGTGGCGGTTTTAATATTCAAACAATTAAAGCTGTAAATAAACTTCTAAAAGAGTACAAAGAGAAAAAAGTAAAAGTGCGTTTACGCGGAATCGGTAAAAAAGGGATAGAATACTATAAGTATAATGAAGTTGAAATGTTTGATACTGTCACAAACTTAAGTTCTAAGCCGAATAAAACGAGATCTGATGAATTTATAAAAACTTCTATCGAAGATTACAAAGAGGGCAAAACGGATGCTGTTCATATTATTTATAACGGCTATAAAAACATGATAACGCAAGAGTTACATGTAAACAATGTTTTGCCTATTGATGCAAATGATTTTGATTGTAAAGAAGTAGAATCAAAATCAATGATGGAAATTGAAGCAGAAGATGAAGATAAAATGCTTGAGTCTTTAATTGAAAAATATGTAAATTACAATATGTACTACTCTTTGATTGATTCAGTTGCTGCAGAACACTCTGCGCGTATGCAGGCTATGGATACAGCAACGAACAATGCAAAAGAGATGGTAAAAAGTTTAAATGTACAATACAATAAAGCGCGTCAAGCCGCTATTACTACAGAGCTGATAGAAATTATCAGTGGTGTGGAGTCTATGAAATAA